The Gemmata palustris genome includes a region encoding these proteins:
- a CDS encoding YqaE/Pmp3 family membrane protein yields MLVVLVVLCPPLAVLLTAPSQTAKSFALTLLLYVPGVLHARSTVEQYRAHRQYASLMRVLDGHPEPAKSLRAA; encoded by the coding sequence ATGCTCGTCGTTCTCGTCGTCCTGTGCCCACCGCTCGCGGTGCTCCTGACCGCTCCGTCACAAACCGCCAAGAGCTTCGCCCTCACGCTCTTGCTTTACGTTCCCGGGGTGCTCCACGCGCGGTCCACGGTCGAGCAGTACCGTGCGCACCGCCAGTACGCCTCGCTGATGCGCGTGCTGGACGGCCACCCGGAGCCGGCCAAGTCCCTCCGCGCGGCGTAG
- a CDS encoding TAT-variant-translocated molybdopterin oxidoreductase produces MNPDRTETPATEPAPLPMWRGLDELAASPEYQAAALNEFPEGATEFVDEPSRRRFLTLMGASLALSTGVGCNIRPASQRKIVAYTTQPDEIVPGVPLYFATSAPFGGYGQGVLVRSNEGRPTKVEGNPDSASSLGGASIHALASVLDLYDPDRSRGVTRRGISAGYDEALAALRAKLYPGGAANAGVKIRILSETTTSPTLGGQIAKLFTAFPNSKWVQYDPISSENVRAGTAKAFGSPNGVALRATYDFLKADVILSLDADFLGSGPGHVRYSRDFADRRKIREHGKDAKAIAEGKRLLEGVLADQISRLYAVECMPTNTGAVADHRLPLLSAQLETFARALATELGVAGTPAGGALPDEAKAWIKPLAADLKSAARKGKTIVVVGDHAPASLHALAFAINAHLGNIGQTVSLAPSPEVAVAGKMGDLKALAAEMAAGQVDVLLIIGEANPVFTAPADIDFAGALASLAKDKTKLTFHLGQRQDETGVLCEWHVNEAHYLEAWGDIRGHDGTASVQQPLIAPLHHGKSAIELLAALLKDEPGVPAASRDPLDVVRATWRAWFTGQKRTEAFETFWQESVRSGVVAGSAPAAVPAVLVPNWAADAPASPPIQGANAYELNIRACPSLHDGRFANNGWLQELPKPLTKISWDNAAFLSPKTADTLGIMETYYEWNKGAGEHGRAEVGVIEIEVGGKKIKAPVWILPGHADGAITVHLGHGRDGGAVGRIATTPDELNVDGKPVRGFNAYPIRTSTAPWVAGAKVSVVAGAKYVLACTQGHWAMAEKDPVSGKLLDRKPVRKGSLDEYKHNPAFAKIPPMAAGETLEINQNTPLPKQKDGKNAHHPHDERLHPLNMYQPAEGLYPDLKDAQRRRWGMAIDLSACNGCSACVIACVSENNIPVVGKRQVTRGREMHWIRIDRYYESTTADMKGAKDAGAIKTYFQPVMCVQCENAPCEIVCPVGATVHSADGLNDMTYNRCVGTRYCSNNCPYKVRRFNFLTFEGNDWSTDTLKLGRNPDVSVRSRGVMEKCTFCVQRIRGAEIVAEREQRPIRDGEILTACQSACPSGAIVFGDLNDADSAVARWKNEPANYGLLAELNTRPRLTHMAAIRNPNPAMPK; encoded by the coding sequence ATGAATCCCGACCGCACGGAAACTCCCGCGACCGAACCCGCCCCGCTCCCCATGTGGCGCGGGCTGGATGAGCTTGCGGCCTCGCCGGAGTATCAGGCCGCGGCCCTGAACGAGTTCCCCGAAGGGGCGACCGAGTTCGTGGACGAGCCGAGTCGCCGCCGGTTCCTCACGCTCATGGGGGCGTCCCTCGCGCTCTCGACCGGCGTCGGGTGTAACATCCGACCCGCGTCGCAGCGCAAGATCGTTGCTTACACGACGCAGCCCGACGAAATCGTTCCCGGCGTCCCGCTCTACTTCGCAACGTCTGCTCCGTTCGGCGGTTACGGACAGGGCGTGTTGGTCCGCAGTAACGAAGGGCGGCCGACCAAGGTCGAGGGGAACCCGGACAGCGCGTCCAGCCTCGGCGGGGCGAGTATTCACGCGCTCGCGTCTGTTCTTGATCTTTACGACCCGGACCGTTCGCGAGGTGTCACCCGTCGCGGTATCAGCGCCGGCTACGATGAGGCCCTCGCCGCGCTCCGTGCAAAACTCTATCCGGGCGGCGCCGCGAACGCGGGCGTTAAGATCCGCATCCTGAGCGAGACGACGACCTCGCCGACGCTCGGCGGGCAAATCGCGAAGCTGTTCACCGCGTTCCCGAACTCGAAGTGGGTTCAGTACGACCCGATCAGCAGTGAGAACGTTCGGGCCGGTACCGCGAAGGCGTTCGGCTCGCCGAACGGTGTGGCACTCCGGGCGACTTACGATTTCCTCAAAGCGGACGTCATCCTCTCGCTCGACGCCGACTTCCTCGGGAGCGGGCCGGGACACGTTCGCTACAGCCGCGATTTCGCCGATCGTCGCAAGATCCGCGAACACGGCAAAGACGCGAAGGCTATCGCCGAGGGCAAGCGTCTGCTCGAGGGCGTGCTGGCCGACCAAATCAGTCGACTGTACGCGGTCGAGTGCATGCCGACCAACACCGGGGCCGTCGCGGACCACCGGTTGCCGCTCCTGAGTGCTCAACTCGAAACGTTCGCTCGTGCCCTGGCGACCGAACTCGGCGTGGCCGGTACGCCGGCCGGCGGGGCGCTGCCTGACGAAGCGAAGGCGTGGATCAAACCGCTCGCGGCCGATCTTAAATCGGCCGCCCGCAAGGGGAAGACGATCGTTGTGGTCGGCGATCACGCGCCGGCGTCGCTGCACGCTCTCGCGTTCGCGATCAACGCTCACCTGGGTAACATCGGTCAGACGGTGAGCCTCGCGCCGTCGCCCGAGGTGGCCGTCGCGGGCAAGATGGGCGACCTGAAGGCGCTCGCCGCTGAGATGGCCGCGGGGCAGGTCGACGTGCTCCTGATTATCGGCGAGGCGAACCCCGTGTTCACCGCGCCGGCCGACATCGACTTCGCCGGCGCCCTCGCGTCGCTGGCGAAGGACAAGACCAAGCTCACGTTCCACCTCGGTCAGCGCCAGGACGAGACCGGTGTGCTGTGCGAGTGGCACGTCAACGAGGCCCACTACCTCGAAGCCTGGGGCGACATCCGCGGGCACGATGGGACGGCCTCGGTTCAGCAACCGCTCATCGCGCCGCTGCACCACGGCAAGTCCGCGATCGAGCTCCTCGCCGCCCTGCTGAAAGACGAACCGGGGGTTCCGGCGGCCTCGCGCGACCCGCTCGACGTCGTTCGCGCAACTTGGCGGGCGTGGTTCACGGGGCAGAAGCGGACCGAAGCGTTCGAGACCTTCTGGCAGGAGTCGGTGCGGTCCGGTGTCGTTGCCGGATCCGCGCCCGCGGCGGTTCCCGCGGTCCTCGTGCCGAACTGGGCCGCGGACGCCCCGGCCTCCCCGCCCATTCAGGGGGCGAACGCTTACGAACTCAATATTCGCGCCTGCCCGTCGCTGCACGACGGTCGGTTCGCGAACAACGGCTGGCTCCAGGAACTGCCCAAGCCGCTGACCAAGATTTCGTGGGACAACGCCGCGTTCTTGAGCCCGAAGACCGCCGACACTCTCGGCATCATGGAAACCTATTACGAGTGGAACAAGGGCGCCGGGGAGCACGGTCGGGCCGAAGTCGGCGTCATCGAAATCGAAGTCGGCGGTAAGAAGATCAAGGCGCCGGTGTGGATTCTGCCCGGACACGCGGACGGGGCCATCACGGTTCACCTCGGCCACGGGCGCGACGGCGGGGCCGTCGGGCGGATCGCGACCACGCCGGACGAACTGAACGTTGACGGCAAGCCGGTTCGCGGGTTCAACGCCTACCCGATCCGCACTTCTACGGCCCCGTGGGTCGCGGGCGCCAAGGTGAGCGTCGTCGCGGGGGCCAAGTACGTTCTCGCGTGTACCCAGGGCCACTGGGCGATGGCGGAGAAGGACCCGGTTTCCGGGAAGTTGCTCGACCGCAAGCCGGTTCGCAAGGGGAGCCTGGACGAGTACAAGCACAACCCGGCGTTCGCGAAGATCCCGCCGATGGCCGCGGGCGAAACGCTCGAGATCAACCAGAACACGCCGCTCCCGAAGCAGAAGGACGGCAAGAACGCTCACCACCCGCACGACGAGCGGTTGCACCCGCTGAACATGTACCAGCCCGCCGAGGGGCTGTACCCGGACCTCAAGGACGCCCAGCGCCGGCGCTGGGGCATGGCGATCGACCTGAGCGCCTGTAACGGGTGCAGCGCGTGCGTGATCGCGTGCGTCAGCGAGAACAACATCCCGGTCGTCGGCAAGCGGCAGGTGACCCGGGGCCGCGAGATGCACTGGATCCGCATCGACCGGTACTACGAGAGCACCACGGCCGACATGAAGGGCGCGAAGGACGCGGGCGCGATCAAGACGTACTTTCAGCCGGTCATGTGCGTGCAGTGCGAGAACGCCCCGTGCGAGATCGTCTGCCCGGTCGGGGCGACGGTCCACTCGGCCGACGGCCTCAACGACATGACCTACAACCGGTGCGTCGGCACCCGGTACTGCTCCAACAACTGCCCGTACAAGGTGCGCCGGTTCAACTTCCTCACGTTCGAGGGGAACGACTGGAGCACCGACACGCTGAAGCTCGGGCGCAACCCGGACGTGTCGGTCCGCAGCCGCGGCGTGATGGAGAAGTGTACCTTCTGCGTGCAGCGCATTCGCGGGGCGGAGATCGTGGCCGAGCGCGAACAGCGCCCGATCCGCGACGGCGAAATTCTGACCGCGTGCCAGTCCGCGTGCCCGTCCGGGGCGATCGTGTTCGGCGACCTGAACGACGCCGACAGCGCGGTCGCCCGGTGGAAGAACGAGCCCGCGAACTACGGGCTCTTGGCCGAACTGAACACCCGCCCGCGGCTCACGCACATGGCCGCGATTCGCAACCCGAACCCCGCGATGCCGAAGTGA
- a CDS encoding DUF6496 domain-containing protein has translation MARRYSEKAQEKVGEVMHEFKRGKLKSGSGKTVTDPKQAVAIGLSEARKKGMKVASRAKAER, from the coding sequence ATGGCCCGCAGGTACAGCGAGAAAGCCCAGGAAAAAGTCGGCGAAGTGATGCACGAGTTCAAGCGCGGCAAGTTGAAGAGCGGCTCGGGGAAGACCGTAACCGACCCGAAACAGGCCGTCGCGATCGGTCTATCGGAGGCGCGGAAAAAGGGAATGAAAGTGGCCTCCCGCGCAAAAGCCGAGCGGTGA
- a CDS encoding cytochrome c3 family protein, whose protein sequence is MPQIFPKALNPITKMLVLAAPLLAGATGVTGAAFYRSSYATGMGETPPQPVAFSHGHHVGQLGIHCVYCHTSVESSGFANVPPTKTCMNCHQQIWQGADLLEPVRNSYKEDKPIEWVRVHNLPHYAYFNHSIHVAKGVGCASCHGQLDQMNLTRQNSTLLMEWCIACHRAPEKNLRPKSEVFSMTYDPKKPADWTAEDFPKSGRLPDGTLNPLIGTPRPTSQKELGLLLKEQYHVRDAVTLTNCSMCHR, encoded by the coding sequence ATGCCCCAGATCTTCCCGAAAGCGCTGAACCCGATCACCAAGATGCTCGTCCTCGCCGCGCCGCTTTTGGCCGGGGCGACGGGCGTGACGGGCGCCGCGTTCTACCGGTCGAGCTACGCGACGGGTATGGGCGAGACCCCGCCGCAGCCGGTCGCGTTCAGTCACGGGCACCACGTCGGGCAGCTCGGGATTCACTGTGTCTACTGTCACACGTCGGTCGAGTCGTCCGGGTTCGCGAACGTCCCGCCGACCAAGACGTGTATGAACTGTCACCAGCAGATCTGGCAGGGGGCCGACCTGTTGGAGCCGGTGCGCAACAGTTACAAGGAAGACAAGCCGATCGAGTGGGTTCGGGTCCACAACCTGCCGCACTACGCCTACTTCAATCACTCCATCCACGTCGCCAAGGGCGTCGGGTGCGCGTCGTGCCACGGGCAGCTCGATCAGATGAACCTGACGCGGCAGAACAGCACGCTCCTGATGGAGTGGTGCATCGCGTGCCACCGGGCCCCCGAGAAGAACCTGCGCCCGAAGTCGGAGGTCTTCAGCATGACCTACGACCCGAAGAAGCCGGCGGACTGGACGGCAGAGGACTTCCCGAAGTCGGGTCGGCTGCCCGACGGCACGCTCAACCCGCTGATCGGTACGCCGCGCCCCACGAGCCAGAAGGAACTGGGGCTCCTGCTGAAGGAGCAGTACCACGTTCGCGACGCGGTCACGCTCACCAACTGCTCCATGTGCCACAGGTAG
- a CDS encoding c-type cytochrome, translating into MNQLRFVLTCAALASFVCAGCGSYGEGDAPSPAAALTVPSGRYAARTDLLALTAPKKAQPRWYSAQFPPLRSVRLFPNTPDRDLATDLRAEGREVVLDPTVFEQEVWMPAQADRLTRLLDAHFGTPAAPAVRVPSWDQLVAAGITRFDQSVSLGANLKEIRGKLGKAKLKDWQADWTAATAAKAELKLDDAALARGALVYRRWCMQCHGPSGAGDAAYAIEAGPMPRDYRQGVFKFTTAFAPPSAPKKAGLGASGKARRGDLKRTVRNGLDGSIMPAFPALTDAELEDVVSYVIHLSVRGETEFATLVKAIKPGGDDPIAEGGELDWLFLQHELAVLINWGVAAKNTIPVPLEKSMTEPERIQSAIRGFKLYNSAEFGCASCHANYGRAQQLKWDAWDTVVQPRNLTLGVYRGGRKGEDLYARIYGGIAPSGMTAFHDRVATAPPGQPDKIWDIVHFLQALADSSDRRRMQELDRDVKFDP; encoded by the coding sequence ATGAACCAACTTCGCTTCGTGCTCACGTGTGCCGCTCTCGCGTCCTTCGTTTGTGCCGGGTGCGGGTCTTACGGGGAGGGGGACGCGCCCTCGCCGGCCGCGGCGCTCACCGTACCGTCGGGTCGGTACGCGGCCCGCACCGACCTGCTGGCCCTGACCGCGCCCAAGAAGGCCCAGCCGCGGTGGTACTCGGCCCAGTTCCCGCCGCTGCGCAGCGTGCGGCTGTTTCCTAACACGCCGGACCGCGATCTCGCGACCGACCTCCGCGCGGAGGGGCGCGAAGTGGTCCTCGACCCCACGGTGTTCGAGCAAGAAGTCTGGATGCCGGCCCAGGCGGACCGGCTGACGCGCCTCCTCGACGCGCACTTCGGTACGCCCGCTGCGCCCGCAGTACGGGTGCCGAGCTGGGACCAGTTGGTCGCGGCGGGAATTACGCGCTTCGATCAGTCGGTGAGCCTGGGTGCGAACCTCAAGGAGATCCGCGGGAAGCTCGGCAAGGCGAAGTTGAAGGACTGGCAGGCCGACTGGACCGCCGCGACCGCCGCGAAAGCGGAACTCAAGCTCGATGACGCGGCCCTGGCGCGCGGGGCGCTGGTGTACCGCCGGTGGTGCATGCAGTGCCACGGGCCGAGCGGCGCGGGGGACGCGGCCTACGCGATCGAAGCCGGCCCGATGCCGCGCGACTACCGCCAGGGCGTGTTCAAGTTCACCACCGCGTTCGCGCCGCCGAGCGCGCCGAAGAAGGCCGGGCTCGGGGCGAGCGGTAAGGCGCGGCGCGGGGACCTGAAGCGCACCGTGCGCAACGGGTTGGACGGCTCCATCATGCCCGCGTTCCCGGCCCTCACCGACGCGGAACTCGAAGACGTGGTGAGCTACGTCATTCACCTGAGCGTCCGGGGCGAGACGGAATTCGCGACGCTCGTCAAAGCGATCAAGCCGGGCGGGGACGACCCGATCGCCGAGGGCGGCGAACTGGACTGGCTGTTCCTGCAGCACGAGCTCGCGGTGCTGATTAACTGGGGCGTCGCGGCGAAGAACACGATCCCGGTGCCGCTCGAGAAATCGATGACGGAACCGGAGCGCATTCAGTCGGCGATCCGCGGGTTCAAGTTGTACAACTCCGCCGAGTTCGGGTGCGCGAGCTGCCACGCGAACTACGGCCGCGCGCAGCAACTGAAGTGGGACGCGTGGGACACCGTTGTGCAACCGCGGAACCTCACCCTGGGCGTGTACCGTGGGGGGCGGAAAGGCGAAGATTTGTACGCCCGAATCTACGGTGGGATCGCGCCGTCCGGGATGACCGCATTCCACGATCGCGTGGCGACCGCGCCCCCGGGGCAGCCGGACAAAATTTGGGACATCGTCCACTTCTTGCAGGCCCTTGCCGATTCCAGCGATCGGCGCCGGATGCAGGAACTCGACCGCGACGTGAAGTTCGATCCGTGA